Proteins encoded within one genomic window of Micromonospora halotolerans:
- a CDS encoding nicotinate phosphoribosyltransferase, whose amino-acid sequence MTGLRTDLYELRMAASYLRRDMTEHATFSLFVRRLPRQRGFLVAAGLAEALAFLESFAFDDAELGYLRDVVGFDQAALTALAGLRFTGDVWAVPEGRVVFADEPLLEVTAPIAEAQLVETAVLNLITFHTTVATKAARCRLAAAGAQLIDFAFRRTHGIEAGAGVARASAIAGFAATSDVEAAMRYGLAPSGTMAHSYVEAFPDERAAFRAFAADFPTNPIFLVDTYDTPAGVRAAVDVIAELGLTGPVGVRLDSGDLGALARQTRAILDDAGLRQATIIASGSLDETVIAGLVAQGAPIDGYGVGTKMGVSYDAPSLDSAYKLVAYGGRPVLKLSPGKATLPAAKQVFRDPAGATGDVVGLRDEPPPGGREPLLVPVMRGGRRLDPADPAEAVRAARGRFDADLAWLPEPARRLADPTPLTATVSPALAALHERVAARLGRG is encoded by the coding sequence ATGACGGGACTGCGCACCGACCTGTACGAGCTGCGGATGGCGGCCAGCTACCTGCGCCGGGACATGACGGAGCACGCCACGTTCAGCCTCTTCGTCCGCCGGCTGCCGCGCCAGCGCGGCTTCCTGGTCGCCGCCGGGCTGGCCGAGGCGCTGGCGTTCCTGGAGAGCTTCGCCTTCGACGACGCCGAGCTGGGCTACCTGCGCGACGTCGTCGGTTTCGACCAGGCGGCCCTCACGGCGCTGGCCGGGCTGCGGTTCACCGGGGACGTGTGGGCCGTGCCGGAGGGTCGCGTGGTCTTCGCCGACGAGCCGCTGCTGGAGGTCACCGCGCCGATCGCGGAGGCGCAGCTGGTGGAGACCGCCGTGCTGAACCTGATCACGTTCCACACCACGGTGGCCACCAAGGCGGCCCGCTGCCGGCTCGCCGCCGCCGGCGCGCAGCTGATCGACTTCGCGTTCCGCCGCACCCACGGCATCGAAGCCGGCGCAGGGGTGGCACGGGCGTCGGCCATCGCCGGCTTCGCCGCGACCAGCGACGTCGAGGCCGCCATGCGGTACGGGCTCGCCCCGTCCGGGACGATGGCCCACTCGTACGTGGAGGCGTTCCCCGACGAGCGGGCGGCGTTCCGTGCGTTCGCCGCCGACTTCCCCACGAACCCGATCTTCCTGGTCGACACCTACGACACGCCGGCGGGAGTCCGGGCCGCCGTCGACGTCATCGCCGAACTCGGGTTGACCGGCCCGGTCGGCGTACGGCTCGACTCCGGCGACCTCGGGGCACTGGCCCGGCAGACCCGGGCGATCCTGGACGACGCCGGGCTGCGGCAGGCCACGATCATCGCCAGCGGCAGCCTCGACGAGACGGTCATCGCGGGGCTCGTGGCGCAGGGCGCACCGATCGACGGGTACGGCGTGGGCACCAAGATGGGCGTCTCCTACGACGCGCCGTCGCTGGACAGCGCCTACAAGCTGGTCGCCTACGGCGGCCGGCCGGTGCTGAAGCTGTCCCCGGGCAAGGCCACGCTGCCCGCCGCCAAGCAGGTCTTCCGCGATCCCGCCGGCGCGACGGGGGATGTGGTGGGGTTGCGCGACGAGCCACCACCGGGCGGCCGGGAGCCGCTGCTGGTGCCGGTCATGCGCGGTGGCCGCCGGCTTGACCCCGCCGACCCCGCCGAGGCGGTTCGCGCCGCCCGTGGCCGCTTCGACGCCGATCTCGCCTGGCTACCGGAGCCGGCCCGCCGGCTGGCCGACCCGACGCCGCTGACCGCGACGGTCAGCCCGGCGCTGGCGGCACTGCACGAGCGGGTGGCCGCGCGGCTGGGGCGCGGCTAG
- a CDS encoding pyridoxamine 5'-phosphate oxidase family protein yields MPVTNPWLAGPSPTARLDRDRLQERILQLFSTQNMCVLATAGPGGPLATPVRYFHLDFTLMFTAVADSPKMRNLAADPRVSIGIFAPLVGQASSRGAQVFGRARVLHPGDPDFDHHWPAYRWQSDHVERSRSLDEPPAGPLVVVPAERIVYTEHWLRREGYAPRQFWRA; encoded by the coding sequence ATGCCCGTCACCAACCCCTGGCTCGCCGGCCCCTCCCCCACCGCCCGCCTCGACCGCGACCGCCTCCAGGAGCGCATCCTCCAGCTGTTCTCCACGCAGAACATGTGCGTGCTGGCCACCGCCGGCCCGGGCGGCCCGCTGGCCACCCCGGTGCGCTACTTCCACCTGGACTTCACCCTGATGTTCACGGCCGTCGCCGACTCGCCGAAGATGCGCAACCTCGCCGCCGACCCGCGCGTCTCGATCGGGATCTTCGCGCCCCTGGTCGGCCAGGCCAGCAGCCGCGGCGCGCAGGTCTTCGGCCGGGCCCGGGTGCTGCACCCCGGTGACCCGGACTTCGACCACCACTGGCCGGCCTACCGGTGGCAGTCCGACCACGTGGAGCGGTCCCGGTCCCTGGACGAGCCGCCGGCCGGGCCGCTCGTGGTGGTGCCGGCGGAGCGGATCGTCTACACCGAGCACTGGCTGCGCCGCGAGGGCTACGCGCCCCGCCAGTTCTGGCGGGCCTGA
- a CDS encoding VOC family protein, whose translation MTVMFNHTIIAAKDRDESARFFRELLEVPEAPSWGVFTNIQLDGGVLLQFAEPPVEIQMQHYAFLVDEDLFDRAYRRLCDRGITHWADPQMRRPGEINNEHGGRGVYVKDPAGHAIELITRPYL comes from the coding sequence ATGACAGTCATGTTCAACCACACCATCATCGCCGCCAAGGACCGCGACGAGTCGGCCCGATTCTTCCGGGAGTTGCTGGAAGTGCCCGAAGCCCCGTCCTGGGGCGTGTTCACCAACATCCAGCTCGACGGTGGCGTACTGCTCCAGTTCGCCGAGCCGCCGGTGGAGATCCAGATGCAGCACTACGCCTTCCTGGTCGACGAGGACCTGTTCGACCGGGCGTACCGGCGGCTGTGCGACCGCGGCATCACGCACTGGGCCGATCCGCAGATGCGCCGCCCCGGCGAGATCAACAATGAGCACGGTGGTCGCGGCGTCTACGTCAAGGATCCCGCGGGTCACGCGATCGAGTTGATCACCCGCCCGTACCTGTAG
- a CDS encoding MFS transporter has protein sequence MTGTAGDRLDGRFARLWTASTMSALGSGMVTVAAPLYVASQTDDPLTVSAGAAVAWLPWLLFALPGGVLVDRVDRRRLMVVIDWLRVAVLAVLAAALVTDRAGVPLLYAVLFVVNTGEVVFRTAAQAVVPAVVPRSRLERANGWLGGGTQIMQNMVAGPLGGFLFVLAAAIPFAVNAGTYALSAVLVGLLADSYRGAPQAGGRRSVREEVAEGFRWLLSQRLLRTMALLIGLLNVTLTAALAVLVLLATDRLGLGSVGYGALFTCMAVGGLLGSAVGDRLVATITATWTVRVGLLIEAGLHLALAASRSAVVVGLALFAFGVHGALWNMVANSLRQRLTPPALMGRVGSTTLFIAAGGNCVGALLGGLLADRYGITAPYWVGLVVAVGVIAATWRVFDRATVAAAYADPAPDGRDTPAAVV, from the coding sequence GTGACGGGGACGGCGGGGGATCGGCTCGACGGGCGGTTCGCCCGGCTCTGGACGGCCAGCACCATGTCGGCGCTGGGCAGCGGGATGGTCACGGTGGCCGCCCCGCTCTACGTGGCCTCGCAGACCGACGACCCGTTGACCGTCTCGGCCGGCGCCGCGGTGGCCTGGCTGCCGTGGCTGCTGTTCGCGCTGCCCGGCGGGGTGCTGGTGGACCGGGTGGACCGGCGCCGGCTCATGGTGGTCATCGACTGGCTGCGGGTGGCCGTGCTGGCCGTGCTGGCCGCGGCGCTGGTCACCGACCGGGCCGGGGTGCCGTTGCTCTACGCGGTGCTGTTCGTGGTCAACACCGGCGAGGTGGTGTTCCGCACCGCCGCCCAGGCGGTCGTGCCGGCCGTGGTGCCCCGGTCCCGCCTCGAACGCGCCAACGGCTGGCTGGGCGGGGGCACCCAGATCATGCAGAACATGGTCGCCGGGCCGCTCGGCGGCTTCCTCTTCGTGCTGGCCGCGGCCATCCCGTTCGCCGTGAACGCCGGCACGTACGCGCTCAGCGCCGTCCTCGTCGGCCTGCTCGCCGACTCGTACCGGGGCGCGCCGCAGGCGGGCGGGCGCCGGTCGGTGCGCGAGGAGGTCGCCGAGGGGTTCCGGTGGCTGCTGTCCCAGCGGCTGCTGCGCACCATGGCCCTGCTCATCGGGCTGCTCAACGTCACGCTGACCGCCGCCCTCGCGGTGCTCGTGCTGCTCGCCACCGACCGGCTCGGCCTCGGCTCGGTCGGCTACGGCGCGCTGTTCACCTGCATGGCCGTGGGTGGGCTGCTCGGCTCGGCGGTCGGTGACCGGCTGGTCGCCACCATCACCGCGACGTGGACCGTCCGGGTGGGCCTGCTGATCGAGGCGGGCCTGCACCTGGCCCTGGCCGCCTCGCGCAGCGCCGTGGTGGTCGGTCTGGCGCTGTTCGCCTTCGGGGTGCATGGCGCGTTGTGGAACATGGTCGCCAACTCGCTGCGCCAGCGGCTCACCCCGCCCGCGCTGATGGGCCGGGTGGGCAGCACCACCCTGTTCATCGCGGCGGGCGGCAACTGCGTCGGCGCGCTGCTCGGCGGCCTGCTCGCCGACCGGTACGGGATCACCGCGCCCTACTGGGTGGGGCTCGTGGTGGCGGTCGGGGTGATCGCCGCGACCTGGCGGGTCTTCGACCGGGCCACGGTGGCCGCCGCGTACGCCGACCCGGCCCCGGACGGCCGGGACACCCCGGCCGCCGTCGTCTGA
- a CDS encoding Gfo/Idh/MocA family protein codes for MAQAPLRVGLLGYGIAGRVFHAPLVAATPGLRLDAVVTRDPERRAQVDAEHPDARVLDDADQLWQAADTFDLVVVATPNRQHVPMARAAVAAGLPVVVDKPLAPTAAEGRALVAEAAAAGVPLTAFQNRRWDGDFLTVRRLVEAGELGRVTRFESRFERWRPAIKPGWRESAAPGEAGGALFDLGAHLVDQAVQLFGPVQRVYAEVDRRRPGAEVDDDAFVALTHAGGVRSHLWMSAVTAQLGPRFRVLGDRGAYTTYGLDPQEAALRDGGRPGTPGWGEVDPDRYGRLGADDDLRAVPTEAGRYQDFYAQLAAALRDGAPLPVDPMDSVGVVELIELAHQAAARGVTLPVPPRS; via the coding sequence ATGGCGCAGGCGCCGCTGCGGGTGGGGTTGCTGGGATACGGGATCGCCGGGCGGGTGTTCCACGCCCCGCTTGTCGCCGCCACGCCCGGCCTACGGCTGGACGCGGTGGTCACCCGGGACCCGGAACGCCGCGCGCAGGTCGACGCCGAACACCCGGACGCCCGGGTGCTCGATGACGCCGACCAGCTCTGGCAGGCCGCCGACACGTTCGACCTCGTCGTGGTGGCCACGCCGAACCGGCAGCACGTGCCGATGGCCCGGGCCGCCGTGGCGGCCGGGCTGCCGGTGGTGGTCGACAAGCCGCTCGCGCCGACCGCCGCCGAGGGGCGCGCGCTGGTCGCGGAGGCGGCCGCCGCCGGCGTGCCGCTGACCGCCTTCCAGAACCGCCGCTGGGACGGCGACTTCCTGACCGTGCGCCGGCTGGTCGAGGCCGGCGAGCTGGGCCGGGTGACCCGCTTCGAGTCCCGGTTCGAGCGGTGGCGGCCGGCCATCAAGCCGGGCTGGCGGGAGAGCGCCGCGCCCGGCGAGGCCGGCGGCGCCCTGTTCGACCTGGGCGCGCACCTGGTGGACCAGGCGGTGCAGCTGTTCGGCCCGGTGCAGCGGGTCTACGCCGAGGTGGACCGGCGCCGGCCGGGCGCCGAGGTGGACGACGACGCGTTCGTCGCGCTCACCCACGCCGGCGGGGTCCGCTCGCACCTGTGGATGAGCGCCGTGACCGCCCAGCTCGGCCCGCGCTTCCGGGTGCTCGGCGACCGGGGCGCCTACACCACGTACGGGTTGGACCCGCAGGAGGCGGCGCTGCGCGACGGCGGCCGGCCCGGCACGCCGGGCTGGGGCGAGGTCGACCCCGACCGGTACGGCCGGCTCGGCGCCGACGACGACCTGCGGGCGGTGCCCACCGAGGCGGGCCGCTACCAGGACTTCTACGCGCAGCTGGCGGCGGCGCTGCGGGACGGCGCCCCGCTGCCCGTGGACCCGATGGACTCGGTCGGGGTGGTCGAGCTGATCGAGCTGGCGCACCAGGCGGCGGCGCGGGGCGTCACCCTCCCGGTGCCCCCGCGGTCCTGA
- a CDS encoding lycopene cyclase family protein has product MIPCESTRRAGPGTAGPGRRPTRGCGSVGRVHPTPVEVDVALVGGGGAASLVLAALDRHDVTGLRVAVVDPVRKRGQDRTWAFWGAPGGDLDPLLSASWSEVDVVTTAGRRVLPLTPLRYAMLRSAPVYDRAAAAERRLGAVRIGAPAGVLADDGHRVAVHDPEGRPLVRAGWVLDSRPRPPARPGRTSWLQHFRGWWLAADRPTFDPGRAVLMDFRTPQPARGVSFGYVLPVDDRYALVEYTEFGPAVLTDAGYDAALRGYAGLLGLDLSGLRVREVENGVIPMTDGPFVPRPSPRVVRLGTAGGATRPSTGFTFSAMLRQAEQVARALAAGRPPVPAPAYPGRHRWMDAVALRALDRGHVSGVEFFERLFDRNPPERVLRFLDGVTSPAEDLAVMRSSPLLPMTGAVLGDAAGRLRARVRRGPAPVPGAGSRAAGRAGP; this is encoded by the coding sequence ATGATCCCCTGCGAATCTACGCGCCGCGCCGGGCCCGGGACGGCGGGTCCCGGGCGGCGGCCCACCCGGGGGTGTGGCAGCGTTGGACGGGTGCATCCCACCCCGGTCGAGGTCGACGTCGCGCTGGTCGGCGGCGGTGGCGCCGCCTCCCTCGTGCTGGCCGCCCTGGACCGGCACGACGTGACCGGCCTGCGGGTCGCCGTCGTCGACCCGGTGCGCAAGCGCGGCCAGGACCGCACCTGGGCGTTCTGGGGCGCCCCGGGCGGCGACCTCGACCCGCTGCTGAGCGCGAGCTGGTCGGAGGTCGACGTGGTCACGACCGCCGGCCGCCGCGTCCTGCCGCTCACCCCGCTGCGGTACGCCATGCTCCGCTCGGCCCCGGTCTACGACCGGGCTGCCGCGGCCGAGCGGCGGCTGGGCGCGGTGCGGATCGGCGCGCCGGCCGGCGTGCTGGCCGACGACGGTCACCGGGTGGCCGTCCACGACCCGGAGGGGCGGCCGCTGGTGCGGGCCGGCTGGGTGCTGGACTCCCGGCCCCGCCCGCCGGCCCGGCCCGGGCGGACGAGCTGGTTGCAGCACTTCCGCGGCTGGTGGCTGGCGGCCGACCGGCCCACCTTCGACCCGGGCCGGGCGGTGCTCATGGATTTCCGCACCCCGCAGCCCGCCCGGGGCGTCTCCTTCGGCTACGTCCTGCCGGTCGACGACCGGTACGCCCTGGTCGAGTACACCGAGTTCGGCCCGGCCGTGCTCACCGACGCGGGCTACGACGCGGCGCTGCGCGGGTACGCCGGCCTGCTCGGCCTGGACCTGTCCGGGCTGCGGGTGCGGGAGGTGGAGAACGGGGTGATCCCGATGACCGACGGCCCGTTCGTGCCCCGCCCGTCGCCGCGGGTGGTCCGGCTCGGCACCGCGGGTGGCGCCACCCGCCCGTCCACCGGGTTCACGTTCTCCGCGATGCTCCGGCAGGCCGAGCAGGTGGCCCGGGCCCTGGCGGCGGGCCGGCCGCCGGTGCCGGCGCCGGCGTATCCCGGGCGGCACCGGTGGATGGACGCGGTGGCGCTGCGTGCCCTGGACCGGGGGCACGTCAGCGGGGTGGAGTTCTTCGAGCGGCTGTTCGACCGGAACCCGCCGGAGCGGGTGCTGCGCTTCCTCGACGGGGTCACCTCGCCGGCCGAGGACCTGGCGGTGATGCGGTCCAGCCCGCTGCTGCCGATGACCGGCGCGGTGCTCGGCGACGCGGCCGGCCGGCTCCGCGCCCGGGTGCGCCGCGGCCCCGCCCCCGTGCCGGGGGCCGGCTCGCGGGCCGCCGGTCGGGCCGGCCCGTAG
- a CDS encoding serine hydrolase domain-containing protein yields MDGRWDGLRAEVRAAIDDLVSSGREAGVQVAAYVAGAPIVEEQAGLADTTTGRPLTADTPVHAVSTGKGLTATVVHVLAERGRLDYDLRIADVWPEFARHGKDGITLRHALTHTAGLPTLPADITPADFTDWDRMCGLLADAQPLWAPGERLAYHAWTWGWLVGEVVRRVTGKPVSQVLAEEVAGPLGVTGELFLGVPEADLPRLARLEDAGLAALMTWAGANLPNFDAVAPPHVRPDATTGGRPEVLRADVPAVGTMSARAVARMYAALLGPVDGVRLIAPERLREVSAVAVRAEEWVFGQEATFGLGYAVDADGSFGTAGSGGSLAFAYPELGLTVAAVRNRLGAGDGDPMERLRLLVRDHVAAELGR; encoded by the coding sequence ATGGACGGACGGTGGGACGGCCTGCGGGCCGAGGTACGCGCGGCGATCGACGATCTGGTCAGCTCCGGGCGGGAGGCCGGGGTACAGGTGGCCGCGTACGTGGCCGGCGCGCCGATCGTCGAGGAGCAGGCCGGGCTGGCCGACACCACCACCGGCCGGCCGCTCACCGCCGACACACCGGTGCACGCCGTGTCCACCGGCAAGGGGCTCACCGCCACCGTCGTGCACGTGCTCGCCGAGCGGGGGCGGCTCGACTACGACCTGCGCATCGCCGACGTGTGGCCGGAATTCGCGCGGCACGGCAAGGACGGCATCACGCTGCGGCACGCCCTCACCCACACCGCCGGGCTGCCGACCCTGCCCGCCGACATCACCCCGGCGGACTTCACCGACTGGGACCGGATGTGCGGGCTGCTCGCCGACGCGCAACCGCTCTGGGCGCCCGGCGAGCGGCTGGCGTACCACGCCTGGACGTGGGGCTGGCTGGTCGGCGAGGTGGTCCGGCGGGTCACCGGCAAGCCGGTCTCGCAGGTGCTGGCCGAGGAGGTGGCCGGGCCGCTGGGCGTGACCGGCGAGCTGTTCCTCGGCGTGCCGGAGGCCGACCTGCCCCGGCTGGCCCGGCTGGAGGACGCCGGCCTGGCCGCCCTCATGACCTGGGCGGGCGCGAACCTGCCGAACTTCGACGCGGTGGCCCCGCCGCACGTCCGCCCGGACGCCACGACCGGCGGCCGCCCCGAGGTGCTCCGCGCCGACGTGCCGGCGGTCGGCACGATGTCGGCCCGCGCGGTCGCCCGGATGTACGCGGCGCTGCTCGGCCCCGTCGACGGGGTGCGGCTCATCGCGCCGGAACGCCTCCGGGAGGTGTCCGCCGTGGCGGTGCGCGCCGAGGAGTGGGTGTTCGGGCAGGAGGCGACGTTCGGCCTCGGCTACGCGGTCGACGCCGACGGGTCCTTCGGCACCGCCGGGAGCGGCGGCAGCCTGGCGTTCGCGTACCCGGAACTGGGGTTGACCGTGGCGGCGGTGCGCAACCGGCTCGGCGCCGGTGACGGCGACCCGATGGAGCGGCTGAGGCTGCTGGTCCGCGACCACGTCGCCGCGGAACTCGGCCGCTGA
- a CDS encoding CBM96 family carbohydrate-binding protein, which produces MTVVAVSVAAGLTLSLSGPAESASPTCRTSSPPSGAYTVLVCVAQPPNGSTIEGDAVVTATVNVTVGTSPGVAKTEWSLDGQYLLTDFQSPHQFVLSSADFADGEHVLGVSAKMRDGYAGPETHITVTFANGNVTAPENTRQWSVPSIRARGPQEPFVVAAVGDGAGGETNAVNVTNSLVGWDPDLFLYLGDVYEDGTLTEFKNWYGGADAFFGRLRGVTTPVVGNHEYTGNRADGYFHFWDNIPHYYSYDVNGWHFVAIDSTSNYNRVAPGTPQYEWLAADLAANRSPCTMVFWHHPLFSIGSEDPAPRMQAMWDLMAAHHVTLLLSAHDHNYQRWTPMGAGGAPAADGIVELVVGGGGHSSQGFLSSDARVVKTNKSYGAIRMELFGNRADLRYHAAGAGGTTLVDSSTVSCKGADGISPAAPTGLTANPTSIPSVHLSWAGATDNYGVTGYRVYRDGAAVADLPATATAWTDTAVAGATRYEYTVDAVDAAGNRSDRVPVAVTTPGPDTTPPTVPAGLAAVTSPETVSLNWSAAADNVGVSGYEVLRDGAPVTTVPATTYADSDVPANEPHNWSVRALDAAGNTSAESNRVTAVRDTLVPSAPTNLRVTGVAPGAVGLAWDAATDNVGAARYRIFRDGSLLAETSSGETFVDETVGTARTSYTYLVAAVDGAGNVSGPSEPVSVTTPDGNPPTVPTDLQATAAGPNRVELSWVPATDDSGVAGYQVYRDGTAIATTTGQTFTDTTALSETSYSYTVSAFDAAGNSSGPGAPNAVTTPAVTPLAAVADTYVKASSPTSKYGTATLLRVDGDPVTNAYLKFAVSGQTGVVRRARLKIWIAAGSSSGFVVRPVADSTWSETQTTWNNAPPIGSTAVAASGRTTSGSWVTLDITPVVSGNGTFTVGLTSSGASSSSYGSRESDTPPVFLLDATS; this is translated from the coding sequence GTGACAGTCGTCGCCGTATCCGTCGCCGCCGGGCTGACTCTGTCCCTGAGCGGCCCCGCCGAGAGCGCCTCCCCCACCTGCCGTACGTCGAGCCCGCCGAGCGGGGCCTACACCGTGCTGGTCTGCGTCGCCCAACCACCCAACGGCAGCACCATCGAGGGCGATGCCGTTGTCACCGCAACCGTCAACGTGACGGTCGGCACCAGCCCCGGCGTCGCCAAGACCGAGTGGTCTCTGGACGGGCAGTACCTGCTCACGGACTTCCAGTCGCCGCACCAGTTCGTCCTCTCCTCCGCCGACTTCGCCGACGGCGAACACGTGCTCGGCGTCTCCGCGAAGATGCGCGACGGATACGCCGGGCCGGAGACCCACATCACGGTCACCTTCGCCAACGGCAACGTCACCGCCCCGGAGAACACCCGGCAGTGGTCCGTCCCATCGATTCGCGCGCGCGGTCCCCAGGAACCCTTCGTCGTGGCCGCTGTCGGCGATGGCGCCGGCGGCGAGACCAACGCGGTGAACGTCACCAACTCGCTCGTCGGTTGGGATCCGGACCTGTTCCTGTACCTAGGCGACGTCTACGAGGACGGCACGCTCACCGAGTTCAAGAACTGGTATGGCGGCGCCGACGCCTTCTTCGGGCGGCTGCGCGGCGTCACCACCCCGGTCGTCGGCAACCACGAGTACACCGGCAACAGGGCGGACGGCTACTTCCACTTCTGGGACAACATTCCGCACTACTACAGCTACGACGTCAACGGATGGCACTTCGTCGCAATCGACTCGACCAGCAACTACAACCGGGTCGCCCCGGGCACGCCGCAGTACGAGTGGTTGGCGGCGGACCTCGCCGCGAACCGCAGCCCGTGCACGATGGTATTCTGGCACCACCCGCTGTTCAGCATCGGCTCGGAGGACCCTGCGCCGCGAATGCAGGCCATGTGGGACCTCATGGCCGCGCATCACGTCACGCTGCTGCTCAGCGCACACGACCACAACTACCAGCGCTGGACTCCGATGGGCGCGGGCGGCGCGCCCGCCGCCGACGGCATCGTCGAGCTGGTGGTGGGCGGCGGCGGCCACTCGAGTCAGGGCTTCCTGAGCTCGGACGCCCGCGTGGTCAAGACCAACAAGAGCTACGGCGCGATCCGGATGGAGCTCTTCGGCAACCGCGCTGACCTGCGGTACCACGCGGCCGGTGCCGGGGGAACGACACTGGTCGACTCGTCGACCGTCTCCTGCAAGGGCGCGGACGGCATCAGCCCGGCCGCGCCGACCGGCCTGACCGCGAACCCGACCTCGATCCCGTCGGTACATCTCAGCTGGGCCGGGGCGACCGACAACTACGGTGTGACCGGCTACCGCGTCTACCGCGACGGCGCCGCCGTGGCCGATCTGCCCGCCACCGCGACCGCCTGGACGGACACCGCCGTCGCCGGGGCGACCCGGTACGAATACACTGTCGACGCGGTCGATGCGGCCGGGAACCGCTCCGACCGCGTACCGGTGGCCGTCACGACCCCCGGCCCGGACACCACGCCGCCTACCGTTCCGGCCGGGCTCGCCGCCGTGACCTCGCCCGAGACGGTGAGCCTCAACTGGTCGGCAGCGGCCGACAACGTCGGCGTCAGCGGATACGAGGTGCTCCGGGACGGCGCGCCGGTGACGACCGTCCCGGCCACCACATACGCCGACAGCGACGTGCCGGCGAACGAACCGCACAACTGGAGCGTCCGCGCCCTGGACGCCGCCGGAAACACCAGCGCCGAGTCGAACCGGGTGACCGCAGTACGCGACACGCTGGTGCCGTCGGCCCCGACGAACCTGCGGGTCACCGGCGTGGCGCCCGGCGCGGTCGGTCTCGCCTGGGACGCGGCCACCGACAACGTCGGCGCCGCACGGTACCGGATCTTCCGCGACGGCAGCCTGCTGGCGGAAACCTCGTCCGGCGAGACGTTCGTCGACGAGACGGTCGGCACCGCCCGCACCTCGTACACGTACCTGGTCGCGGCGGTCGACGGCGCGGGGAACGTGTCCGGGCCGAGCGAGCCGGTGTCCGTCACCACCCCGGACGGCAACCCACCCACGGTCCCCACCGATCTGCAGGCCACGGCCGCCGGCCCGAACCGGGTCGAGCTGTCGTGGGTGCCCGCCACGGACGACTCCGGCGTGGCCGGGTACCAGGTCTATCGCGACGGCACGGCCATCGCGACCACGACAGGCCAGACCTTCACCGACACCACCGCCCTGTCGGAGACGTCCTACTCGTACACGGTCTCCGCCTTCGACGCCGCCGGCAACTCGTCAGGCCCGGGCGCGCCGAACGCGGTCACCACGCCGGCGGTCACCCCGCTCGCGGCGGTGGCGGACACCTACGTCAAGGCGTCCAGTCCCACCAGCAAGTACGGGACCGCCACGCTTCTGCGGGTCGACGGCGACCCGGTCACCAACGCATACCTGAAGTTCGCGGTGTCCGGGCAGACCGGGGTGGTGCGCCGCGCACGGCTGAAGATCTGGATCGCTGCCGGCTCGTCCAGCGGCTTCGTGGTCCGCCCGGTCGCCGACTCCACCTGGTCGGAGACCCAGACCACCTGGAACAACGCACCCCCGATCGGCAGCACCGCGGTCGCGGCCAGCGGCCGGACGACCAGCGGCTCCTGGGTCACCCTCGACATCACCCCGGTGGTGAGCGGCAACGGCACGTTCACCGTCGGCCTGACCTCGAGCGGCGCCTCGTCGAGCAGCTACGGCAGCCGGGAGTCCGACACTCCACCGGTGTTCTTGTTGGACGCGACGTCATGA